Genomic DNA from Hymenobacter jejuensis:
TCGGAGGCGGGAGCATTTCCTTGGGCCACCTTCATCTTGGCCGTGCCGGTAAGGCGAATGGAGCTGGTGCCCGCATCGGCTTTGATCCCTGTTTTGGGGCCGTAAGCAAAATGATTTTCAGTCCAGTCGAGGGCGCGGCGGTAGAGTTCGGTGCGGCCGGCTCCTTCCGACGGAACACGCTCGCTGTACTCAATGGGTTCGGGAGCGCTGGTTTGGGCCAGCAGGGGCGAGGTAGTGGCCAAAAGCCCGCCAAACAGGAAACAAAGTATCAGTCTTTTCATAATTGCAGTGAAAATGAAGAAGCGTGAAGACAAAGGTACGATCAACAGCTAAATTGAACTTTGTAGAGTATGTTATGATTATTTTAAGAAATGCACGTCATCCTGCCCAAAATCATCGAAGTCAGGCATGGAGCACTGAGCTTTTGGTATTATGAAAGAGCTAATACCCATTCTAATTGTCTAAGCTAGTACACAAAATTGTATTTTACAAGGTCAGTGTGCTGAGGCTATATGTCTTGTTGCTCAGAGATGAGCTTTGACAATAAGGAAATACGACATCTTAGCTTTACATCAAGCATATAAGTGTTTATTCACAAGTAATTGATATTCAATAGTTTATATATTATTTAAAAGAATCATTTATATACTATGGGCTTCGAAAATTCTCTGAAGAGGTAACGTTTTGGTAACATAAACTTAACACATGCCTTAGTACGACTTCAATAAGAATTAGTACTTTTGCGACATGCTTCACTTCAGCCAGCAGAACTAATGAAGTGCAGAACGTTGCATAACGCCGTTCTGCGAGAAGACCGGAAGGTCTTTTCTTCCATTGGCTCTTCTATTTTTCTCGTTTTCACCCCGTTCACCGCTCCGGTTCCCGAAGCGGTTTTTTTATGTCCTGCCGGCTGGGCAGGATGCGGGGAAGTTGTGCGCCAGGCTTAACTCAACCACCTTTCATATAAACCGACTAACCCAACGGTAGCATGCAAGACACGACCACCCTCGCCCAACAAATTTCGGCCGTCGCTCCCGCCGCCGTCCGCAACGTGAACCTGAGCACTGACCCCAAGCGCATAACCTACACCGACGCGGTAGAGCTCCTGAAAGGCGAAGGCTTCTCCGAACTGCAGTGGGGTGACGACCTCGAAGCCCCGCACGAAGGCCGCCTGACCGAGCTGATGGGCCCGATGTTCGTGACGCACTACCCCGCCGACATCAAGTTCTTCAACATGCGCAACAACGACGACGACCCCCGCGTAGTAAACTCGTCGGACCTGTTGCTGCCGCTGGCCGGCGAAAGCGCTGGCTCGGCCGAGCGTGAGTTCGACGCCGCTAAGTTGCGCCATAAGCTCGAAACCAGCTCGATGCTCGATGGCCTCATCCGCCAGGGCATGAAGCTGTCGGACTTCGACTGGTATCTTGACTTCCACAAGGAGAACGAAGTAAAGCTGCACTCGGGTGCCGGCGTAGGCATGGCACGGGTGGCGCAGTTCATCCTCGGCCAGACCGACATCCGCGACTGCGTACCGTTCCTGATCAACCGCGAGAACGTTATCTAACTTGCAGCCAGACAAAGCGCCCGGTGTAAGCCGGGCGCTTTCGCTTTTAGGACAGGTTCATTTCCCTTTGATGTTGA
This window encodes:
- a CDS encoding amino acid--tRNA ligase-related protein: MQDTTTLAQQISAVAPAAVRNVNLSTDPKRITYTDAVELLKGEGFSELQWGDDLEAPHEGRLTELMGPMFVTHYPADIKFFNMRNNDDDPRVVNSSDLLLPLAGESAGSAEREFDAAKLRHKLETSSMLDGLIRQGMKLSDFDWYLDFHKENEVKLHSGAGVGMARVAQFILGQTDIRDCVPFLINRENVI